The Pseudomonas parafulva genome window below encodes:
- the oprI gene encoding outer membrane lipoprotei OprI yields MNNVLKFSALALAAVLATGCSSVSKETEARLTATEDAAARAQARADEAYRKADDALAAAQKAQQTADEANERALRMLDKASRK; encoded by the coding sequence ATGAACAACGTTCTGAAATTCTCTGCTCTGGCTCTGGCCGCAGTTCTGGCTACCGGTTGCAGCAGCGTATCCAAAGAAACCGAAGCTCGTCTGACTGCGACCGAAGACGCAGCTGCTCGCGCTCAAGCCCGTGCTGACGAAGCCTATCGTAAGGCTGACGACGCTCTGGCCGCCGCTCAGAAGGCTCAGCAGACCGCTGACGAAGCCAACGAGCGCGCTCTGCGTATGCTGGACAAAGCCAGCCGCAAGTAA